The following coding sequences lie in one Streptomyces venezuelae genomic window:
- a CDS encoding alpha-N-acetylglucosaminidase translates to MSEPSRRTVLGTAGALGLGAAVGGLPLPAHAADGPAGSVAGPAFDTDSARSALNRLLPHHAEQFRLRLLPARGREDRFEVTGTTGRIEVSGTTPAVLLTGVHWYLKYVCGAHITWNGDQLDLPRRLPAPARTLERSTSLPHRFALNDTNDGYTAPYADWTYWERMIDVLALHGCNEVLVIAGAEAVYRKVLTEFGYSDAEARAWLPAPSHQPWWLLQNLSGYGGPLSDQLIADRVALGRRIVRRLRDLGIAPVLPGYYGHVPDGFVERNGGDARVVPQGVWHGFKRPDWLDPRTSAFAKVAAAFYRHQEDLFGPADLFKMDLLHEGGTAGDVPVPAAARGVEAALRKARPDATWVILGWEANPLPALLDAVDKKRMLIVDGVSDRYAKEPDREKDWGGTPYAFGTIPNFGGRTTIGARTHLWNERFFAWRDKAGSALTGTAFMPEATDRDPAAFELFSELAWTKAPVDRAAWFSSYADFRYGGRDADARSAWRTLNATAYQHTAVERSDPHDSLFAARPDLAAARAAEYAPRALTYDPARFDAALTGLLGVAGSLRDSAAYRHDLVDVARQALAHRSRQLLPQLRTAYERGDQRTFGTLAELWLRLMRLSDEVTGTHTAFLLGPWTAAARRMGTTEAERAEFERTAKVLITVWGERATADPGRLHDYGNREWHGLVADLYLPRWQTWLDELADALAAGREPKPVDWFALEEKWTRERKDYPQRPQGASSYRVASRVRDVLARAPYQGSLEVTADPPAIPPAGRSRLTASFRNVNGLRATGRVDFALTGIDAEPTGPVSLPRVPPAGTGKVTWRAAAPDTPLDRPLRPLPYEITVRYGPAGERRVRAVHEGVLYEAGPVDDAWSSYTNNAAVFGQLGERYAIDGGGADLWKGTAEFGTLYRKEALRDGVSVTVRVDRQADTGPWARAGLIARNALATPLSRGFVDLAVTPSNGVVLSYDTNGDGTLDTYKRITGLTAPVLLRLSRAGDSFTGACSTDDGATWRTVATVPVPGAAAAQDVGLFMSATNGGDGARGTVEFSGWKLG, encoded by the coding sequence ATGTCCGAACCGTCCAGACGCACCGTGCTAGGCACCGCGGGGGCCCTCGGTCTCGGCGCCGCGGTCGGCGGCTTACCGCTGCCGGCCCACGCCGCCGACGGGCCCGCGGGTTCCGTCGCGGGCCCCGCCTTCGATACGGATTCCGCGCGCTCGGCGCTCAACAGACTCCTGCCGCATCACGCGGAACAGTTCCGGCTCAGACTCCTGCCCGCCCGCGGCCGCGAGGACCGCTTCGAGGTCACCGGCACGACCGGCCGGATCGAGGTGTCCGGCACGACGCCCGCCGTGCTGCTCACCGGCGTCCACTGGTACCTGAAGTACGTGTGCGGGGCCCACATCACCTGGAACGGCGACCAGCTCGACCTGCCGCGCAGGCTCCCCGCACCGGCACGGACCCTTGAGCGCAGCACCTCGCTCCCCCACCGGTTCGCCCTGAACGACACGAACGACGGGTACACCGCGCCCTACGCCGACTGGACGTACTGGGAGCGGATGATCGACGTCCTCGCGCTGCACGGGTGCAACGAAGTCCTCGTCATCGCGGGCGCCGAGGCGGTGTACCGGAAGGTGCTCACCGAGTTCGGCTACTCCGACGCCGAGGCCAGGGCGTGGCTGCCCGCGCCCTCGCACCAGCCCTGGTGGCTGCTGCAGAACCTCTCCGGGTACGGCGGGCCGCTCTCCGACCAACTCATCGCGGACCGGGTCGCGTTGGGGCGGCGCATCGTGCGGCGGCTGCGCGACCTCGGGATCGCGCCGGTCCTGCCCGGCTACTACGGCCATGTGCCCGACGGATTCGTCGAGCGCAACGGCGGGGACGCGCGCGTCGTCCCGCAGGGCGTCTGGCACGGGTTCAAGCGGCCCGACTGGCTCGACCCGCGGACCTCGGCGTTCGCGAAGGTCGCCGCCGCCTTCTACCGCCACCAGGAAGACCTCTTCGGCCCCGCCGACCTCTTCAAGATGGACCTGCTGCACGAGGGCGGCACCGCGGGCGACGTGCCCGTCCCGGCGGCGGCGCGCGGCGTGGAGGCGGCCCTGCGCAAGGCACGGCCGGACGCCACGTGGGTGATCCTCGGCTGGGAGGCCAACCCGCTGCCCGCGCTGCTCGACGCCGTCGACAAGAAGCGGATGCTGATCGTCGACGGCGTCTCCGACCGGTACGCGAAGGAGCCGGACCGGGAGAAGGACTGGGGCGGCACCCCGTACGCCTTCGGGACCATCCCCAACTTCGGCGGCCGCACGACGATCGGCGCCCGCACCCACCTGTGGAACGAGCGGTTCTTCGCCTGGCGCGACAAGGCGGGCAGCGCCCTGACCGGCACCGCGTTCATGCCCGAGGCCACGGACCGCGACCCCGCCGCCTTCGAGCTCTTCTCCGAGCTGGCGTGGACGAAGGCGCCGGTGGACCGGGCCGCCTGGTTCTCCTCGTACGCCGACTTCCGGTACGGCGGCCGTGACGCCGACGCGCGGTCCGCGTGGCGCACCCTGAACGCGACCGCCTACCAGCACACCGCCGTCGAACGCAGCGACCCGCACGACTCGCTCTTCGCCGCGCGCCCCGACCTCGCGGCGGCCCGCGCCGCCGAGTACGCGCCGCGCGCGCTCACCTACGACCCCGCACGGTTCGACGCCGCGCTCACCGGGCTCCTGGGCGTGGCCGGCTCGCTGCGGGACAGCGCCGCCTACCGCCACGACCTGGTCGACGTCGCCCGGCAGGCCCTCGCCCACCGCAGCCGCCAGCTCCTGCCGCAGCTGCGGACGGCGTACGAACGGGGGGACCAACGGACCTTCGGCACGCTCGCGGAGCTGTGGCTGCGGCTGATGCGGCTCTCGGACGAGGTGACGGGCACGCACACCGCGTTCCTCCTCGGCCCGTGGACCGCGGCCGCCCGCCGCATGGGGACGACCGAGGCGGAACGCGCCGAGTTCGAGCGGACCGCCAAGGTCCTGATCACCGTGTGGGGCGAGCGCGCCACGGCCGACCCGGGCCGGCTGCACGACTACGGCAACCGCGAATGGCACGGCCTCGTCGCCGACTTGTACCTGCCGCGCTGGCAGACGTGGCTCGACGAGCTGGCCGACGCCCTCGCGGCGGGGCGCGAACCGAAGCCGGTGGACTGGTTCGCGCTGGAGGAGAAATGGACGCGGGAGCGCAAGGACTATCCGCAGCGCCCGCAGGGAGCCTCCTCGTACCGCGTCGCCTCCCGCGTCCGCGACGTCCTGGCACGGGCGCCCTACCAGGGCAGCCTGGAGGTCACCGCCGACCCGCCCGCGATCCCGCCCGCCGGTCGCTCCCGCCTGACGGCGTCCTTCCGCAACGTCAACGGCCTCCGCGCAACGGGCCGCGTCGACTTCGCGTTGACGGGCATCGACGCGGAACCGACGGGACCCGTGTCCCTGCCACGCGTGCCTCCCGCGGGCACGGGGAAGGTCACGTGGCGGGCCGCCGCCCCGGACACCCCGCTGGACCGGCCGCTGCGCCCGCTGCCCTACGAGATCACGGTCCGGTACGGGCCCGCGGGCGAGCGCCGGGTGCGGGCCGTCCACGAGGGCGTGCTGTACGAGGCGGGCCCGGTCGACGACGCGTGGAGCTCGTACACGAACAACGCCGCGGTGTTCGGGCAGTTGGGAGAGCGGTACGCGATCGACGGGGGCGGCGCCGACCTGTGGAAGGGCACGGCGGAGTTCGGGACGCTGTACCGCAAGGAGGCGCTGCGCGACGGGGTGTCCGTGACGGTGCGGGTCGACCGGCAGGCGGACACGGGCCCGTGGGCCAGGGCGGGCCTCATCGCCCGCAACGCCCTCGCCACCCCGCTGTCCCGGGGCTTCGTCGACCTGGCCGTGACGCCGTCCAACGGAGTCGTCCTCTCCTACGACACGAACGGGGACGGCACGCTCGACACGTACAAACGCATCACGGGCCTCACGGCTCCGGTGCTGCTCCGGCTCTCCCGTGCCGGGGACTCCTTCACGGGCGCGTGCTCGACGGACGACGGCGCGACGTGGCGGACGGTGGCGACGGTCCCGGTGCCGGGCGCTGCGGCCGCGCAGGACGTGGGGCTGTTCATGAGCGCGACGAACGGGGGTGACGGGGCCCGCGGGACGGTGGAGTTCAGCGGGTGGAAGCTGGGGTAG
- a CDS encoding sensor histidine kinase, with the protein MTMKRLKDAVVAGARGLYLTIFALAGSIVLFVLSVLSIAFILLGIGVFTTPAVLTLLRAYANTYRSLAGSWSDVPIPHAYRPFPPDLRSGVTGQVERCSLMLKDPATWRDLQWLLVNMTVAPVVAVLAPSLILYMLYGWVLAAGVWEPIYDAGGGEWFAFIHVTSQDTADQAALLGTGFFILSLFVNPALVRGHFLLARACISPTARMRERALARRVDRLTETRHDAVDNSAAELRRIERDLHDGAQARLVAMGMDLGTIEAMIETNPAKAKELIAKARQNSGEALTELRDLVRGIHPPVLAERGLGDAVKALALRLPLPTEVDVELPGRAEAPVESAAYFAVSESLTNAIKHSGADRVWVDMHHADGMLRIAVTDNGKGGAVTGAGSGLSGIERRLGTFDGVLAVSSPAGGPTMVTMEIPCVLS; encoded by the coding sequence ATGACCATGAAGAGGCTCAAGGACGCGGTGGTCGCGGGGGCGCGCGGCCTCTACCTCACGATCTTCGCGCTGGCGGGTTCGATCGTCCTCTTCGTGCTGTCCGTGCTGTCGATCGCGTTCATCCTGCTGGGCATCGGCGTCTTCACCACACCGGCGGTCCTCACGCTCCTGCGCGCCTACGCCAACACCTACCGGAGCCTGGCCGGATCGTGGTCGGACGTGCCCATCCCGCACGCCTACCGGCCCTTCCCGCCCGACCTGCGCTCCGGCGTCACCGGGCAGGTGGAGCGCTGCTCGCTGATGCTCAAGGACCCGGCGACCTGGCGCGACCTCCAGTGGCTCCTGGTCAACATGACCGTGGCGCCGGTCGTCGCGGTCCTCGCGCCCTCGCTCATCCTCTACATGCTGTACGGCTGGGTGCTCGCCGCCGGTGTGTGGGAGCCGATCTACGACGCGGGCGGCGGCGAGTGGTTCGCGTTCATCCACGTCACCTCGCAGGACACCGCCGACCAGGCGGCGCTGCTCGGCACCGGCTTCTTCATCCTCTCGCTCTTCGTCAACCCCGCCCTCGTACGCGGCCACTTCCTCCTCGCCCGCGCCTGCATCTCCCCCACCGCGAGGATGCGCGAGCGCGCACTGGCGCGGCGCGTGGACCGGCTGACCGAGACCCGGCACGACGCCGTCGACAACTCCGCCGCCGAGCTGCGCCGCATCGAGCGCGACCTGCACGACGGCGCGCAGGCCCGCCTGGTCGCCATGGGCATGGACCTCGGCACCATCGAGGCGATGATCGAGACCAACCCCGCCAAGGCCAAGGAGCTGATCGCCAAGGCCCGGCAGAACTCCGGCGAGGCCCTGACCGAGCTGCGCGACCTGGTCCGCGGCATCCACCCGCCGGTCCTCGCCGAACGCGGTCTCGGCGACGCGGTCAAGGCCCTCGCACTGCGCCTGCCGCTGCCCACGGAGGTCGACGTGGAGCTGCCGGGGCGTGCGGAGGCGCCGGTCGAGTCGGCCGCGTACTTCGCGGTGAGCGAGTCCCTGACCAACGCGATCAAGCACTCGGGCGCAGACCGCGTCTGGGTGGACATGCACCACGCCGACGGCATGCTGCGCATCGCCGTCACCGACAACGGCAAGGGCGGGGCGGTCACCGGTGCGGGCTCCGGGCTGAGCGGCATCGAACGCCGGCTCGGTACATTCGACGGCGTACTGGCCGTCAGCAGTCCCGCGGGCGGCCCGACCATGGTGACCATGGAGATCCCTTGCGTGTTGTCCTAG
- a CDS encoding DUF1996 domain-containing protein has translation MGRTSRKRSRLARRVVAASAAVIMGGGGLVAVNVYANAEEGSDQPPPQSAGQQLSTISCPDVGNQLPEVPDAARGEVDRQLADLDSQITDAYGRFEQTRDKESLLGPLEEQRRKTLGGISDTLDRSGARPEGLDGMAPCTLRADDQEQGQEQEQGQEQEQSASANGPEAGDFVEIRSVRPNVDRPRNGRNASRGTFTTRCGRNANGKFNPDNVIVAPGVSNGAHHMHDYVGNQATDAFSDDNDLANGRTSCRDQGDKSTYYWPVLRLQNGRDEDDAQADGGGKDQNVGEIQTPASVSLKFAGNPVSKVVAMPRFLRIITGDAKAFTNGDANANASWSCTGFENRQLKDKYPICPEGSKVVRTFNFQSCWDGQNTDSANHRTHVAFADPRTGACPRGFRAVPQLVQRIVYDVPPGPGFAVDSFPEQLHKPVTDHGDFINVFDERLMRRVAKCINSGRRCT, from the coding sequence ATGGGACGTACCTCACGAAAACGATCAAGGCTGGCGCGGCGCGTGGTCGCCGCGTCCGCAGCGGTAATCATGGGCGGCGGCGGCCTGGTCGCCGTGAACGTCTACGCGAACGCCGAGGAGGGCTCGGATCAGCCCCCGCCGCAGAGTGCCGGGCAGCAACTGTCGACCATCAGCTGCCCGGACGTGGGCAATCAGCTGCCGGAGGTGCCGGATGCCGCGCGCGGCGAGGTGGACCGGCAGCTCGCGGATCTGGACAGCCAGATCACGGACGCGTACGGGCGGTTCGAGCAGACCCGGGACAAGGAGTCCCTGCTCGGGCCCCTGGAGGAGCAGCGCAGAAAGACCCTCGGCGGCATCTCCGACACCCTGGACCGCTCCGGCGCCCGCCCCGAGGGCCTCGACGGAATGGCGCCCTGCACGCTGCGCGCCGACGACCAGGAACAAGGCCAAGAACAGGAACAGGGCCAGGAACAGGAACAGAGCGCGTCCGCCAACGGTCCCGAAGCCGGGGACTTCGTCGAGATCCGGTCCGTCCGGCCCAACGTCGACCGCCCCCGCAACGGCCGCAACGCCTCGCGCGGCACCTTCACCACCCGGTGCGGCCGCAACGCGAACGGAAAGTTCAACCCGGACAACGTCATCGTCGCGCCCGGTGTGAGCAACGGCGCCCACCACATGCACGACTACGTGGGCAACCAGGCGACAGACGCCTTCTCCGATGACAACGACCTCGCGAACGGGCGGACCAGCTGCCGCGACCAGGGCGACAAGTCGACGTACTACTGGCCCGTCCTGCGGCTGCAGAACGGCCGGGACGAGGACGACGCGCAGGCCGACGGCGGCGGCAAGGACCAGAACGTCGGCGAGATCCAGACACCCGCTTCCGTCTCGCTGAAGTTCGCCGGGAACCCGGTGAGCAAGGTCGTCGCGATGCCACGCTTCCTGCGCATCATCACCGGTGACGCGAAGGCGTTCACCAACGGCGACGCCAACGCCAACGCGTCGTGGAGCTGCACCGGCTTCGAGAACCGGCAGCTGAAGGACAAGTACCCGATCTGCCCCGAGGGCAGCAAGGTCGTCCGTACGTTCAACTTCCAGAGCTGCTGGGACGGGCAGAACACCGACAGCGCCAACCACCGCACCCACGTCGCCTTCGCCGACCCGCGCACCGGCGCCTGCCCGCGCGGCTTCCGCGCCGTGCCGCAGCTGGTGCAGCGCATCGTGTACGACGTGCCGCCGGGGCCCGGCTTCGCCGTCGACTCGTTCCCCGAGCAGCTGCACAAGCCCGTCACCGACCACGGCGACTTCATCAACGTCTTCGACGAGCGGCTGATGCGCCGCGTCGCCAAGTGCATCAACTCCGGCCGGCGCTGCACCTGA
- a CDS encoding tetratricopeptide repeat protein, with protein MDADWKKRVAEAWETLDSYEEDRAEEFREVIDGLVAELPPGHPVGLFERACAFDSTGHSDRAVPLYQEALDRGLDGYRRRRTAVQLASSLRNVGRAEEGVALLTAELERPGDELDDAVRACLALCLAGLGREREGLALVLEALAPHLPRYQRSMAHYARALVADTPA; from the coding sequence ATGGACGCGGATTGGAAGAAGCGGGTCGCCGAGGCCTGGGAGACGCTGGACTCCTACGAGGAGGACAGGGCCGAGGAGTTCCGCGAGGTGATCGACGGGCTCGTCGCGGAGTTGCCGCCCGGGCATCCCGTCGGGCTCTTCGAGCGGGCCTGCGCCTTCGACTCCACCGGCCACTCGGACCGCGCCGTGCCCCTGTACCAGGAGGCCCTGGACCGCGGCCTGGACGGCTACCGCCGACGGCGCACGGCCGTCCAGCTCGCGAGTTCGCTCCGGAACGTGGGGCGGGCCGAGGAGGGCGTCGCCCTGCTCACCGCCGAACTGGAACGGCCCGGCGACGAGTTGGACGACGCCGTGCGCGCCTGTCTCGCGCTGTGCCTCGCCGGCCTCGGCAGGGAGAGAGAGGGCCTCGCCCTCGTACTGGAAGCCCTCGCCCCGCACCTCCCCCGCTACCAGCGCTCCATGGCCCATTACGCCCGCGCACTCGTGGCGGACACCCCGGCATGA
- a CDS encoding MMPL family transporter, protein MRRNLAARLGVWSAHHRKAAVLGWLVFVVLATVIGGATGTVTASDEEMGVGDSGRAAEILKDAGVDEPAGELVMVGAHTADGWRHAAADLSKALDATGEVRGLKAPLPSEDGKEALLRFEIKGASDDAVDHVEPVLDAVAKARDDGAGHGISVHQFGDASSEKELSDLLADDLKKAEFTAVPLALGILLIAFGAVVAALLPVGLALTACVAAFGLLSLASHQLHLFETTYSVMFLMGLAVGVDYCLFYLRRERDERAAGRDAETALRIAAATSGRAVLVSGLTVMVAMAGMFLSGLLLFKGFAVATILVVCVAMLGSVTVLPALLAGLGDRIDAGRIPFLNRRAKKGSYKKGAHASGGLAGKVLRPVLARPKFFAVGAAVLLLALAAPALGMKTEQLGLEKQFGSDAPLSVAYQEITDEFPGGPAPARVVVKADDIGAQPVRDALDSLTRKAGDGAELTVHKAAGVAEITVPLPGDGTDAEAKKALHELRDDTVPAAFDGLDVDAYVGGDLASSEDFGDQLGRGIVPVFAFITAVTFLLMLFSFRSVVIAVTSIALNLLSVGAAYGVMTAVFQYGWGAELIGSEKVGAIENWMPLFVLVVLFGLSMDYHVFVVSRIRESRDRGMDNRAAIREGIMRTAGAVTGAAVIMVAVFAVFGTLSMQDMQQMGVGLGVAVLLDATVVRMILLPSLMTLLGERNWHTPSYLRWLPKISHEDAEPTAGPRTHSHNTRIPSAR, encoded by the coding sequence ATGAGGCGGAACCTCGCGGCACGACTCGGTGTGTGGAGCGCACACCACCGGAAGGCGGCCGTCCTCGGCTGGCTGGTCTTCGTGGTCCTGGCCACGGTCATCGGCGGGGCCACCGGCACGGTGACCGCCTCCGACGAGGAGATGGGCGTCGGCGACTCGGGCCGCGCCGCCGAGATCCTGAAGGACGCGGGTGTCGACGAGCCGGCCGGCGAACTCGTCATGGTCGGCGCGCACACCGCCGACGGATGGCGGCACGCGGCCGCCGACCTGTCGAAGGCCCTGGACGCGACCGGCGAGGTACGCGGCCTCAAGGCGCCGCTGCCCTCCGAGGACGGCAAGGAAGCGCTGCTCCGGTTTGAGATCAAGGGGGCGTCGGACGACGCCGTCGACCACGTCGAGCCGGTCCTCGACGCCGTGGCGAAGGCGCGGGACGACGGGGCAGGACACGGCATCTCCGTGCACCAGTTCGGCGACGCGAGCTCCGAGAAGGAGCTGTCCGACCTGCTCGCCGACGACCTGAAGAAGGCCGAGTTCACCGCGGTGCCGCTCGCGCTCGGCATCCTCCTGATCGCCTTCGGCGCGGTCGTCGCCGCACTGCTGCCGGTCGGGCTCGCGCTCACCGCGTGCGTGGCGGCGTTCGGCCTGCTCTCGCTGGCCAGCCACCAGTTGCACCTGTTCGAGACGACGTACTCCGTGATGTTCCTGATGGGCCTCGCGGTCGGCGTCGACTACTGCCTCTTCTACCTGCGCCGCGAGCGGGACGAGCGCGCGGCGGGGCGGGACGCGGAGACGGCCCTGCGGATCGCCGCGGCGACCAGCGGGCGCGCCGTCCTCGTCTCCGGCCTCACCGTGATGGTCGCCATGGCGGGCATGTTCCTGTCCGGGCTGCTCCTCTTCAAGGGCTTCGCCGTCGCCACGATCCTCGTGGTGTGCGTGGCGATGCTCGGCTCGGTCACCGTTCTGCCCGCACTGCTCGCGGGGCTCGGCGACCGGATCGACGCCGGCCGCATCCCGTTCCTGAACCGCCGCGCCAAGAAGGGCTCGTACAAGAAGGGCGCGCACGCGAGCGGTGGCCTGGCCGGCAAGGTGCTGCGCCCCGTCCTGGCCCGTCCGAAGTTCTTCGCCGTCGGCGCCGCGGTCCTCCTGCTCGCCCTCGCCGCGCCCGCGCTCGGCATGAAGACCGAACAGCTCGGCCTGGAGAAGCAGTTCGGCTCCGACGCGCCGCTGTCCGTCGCGTACCAGGAGATCACCGACGAGTTCCCGGGCGGCCCGGCCCCGGCCCGCGTGGTCGTCAAGGCGGACGACATCGGTGCGCAGCCCGTCCGGGACGCGCTCGACTCGCTGACCCGCAAGGCCGGTGACGGCGCCGAACTCACCGTCCACAAGGCGGCGGGCGTCGCCGAGATCACGGTGCCGCTGCCGGGCGACGGCACGGACGCCGAGGCGAAGAAGGCCCTGCACGAGCTGCGGGACGACACGGTCCCGGCGGCCTTCGACGGGCTGGACGTCGACGCGTACGTGGGCGGGGACCTGGCCTCGTCCGAGGACTTCGGCGACCAGCTCGGCAGGGGCATCGTGCCGGTCTTCGCCTTCATCACCGCGGTGACGTTCCTCCTGATGCTGTTCAGCTTCCGCTCGGTGGTGATCGCGGTGACGTCGATCGCGCTGAACCTGCTTTCGGTGGGCGCCGCCTACGGCGTCATGACCGCCGTCTTCCAGTACGGCTGGGGCGCGGAACTCATAGGTTCGGAGAAGGTCGGCGCGATCGAGAACTGGATGCCGCTGTTCGTCCTCGTCGTCCTCTTCGGGCTCTCCATGGACTACCACGTGTTCGTGGTCTCCCGGATCCGCGAGTCCCGCGACCGGGGCATGGACAACCGCGCGGCGATCCGCGAGGGCATCATGCGCACGGCGGGCGCCGTCACGGGCGCGGCCGTGATCATGGTGGCGGTCTTCGCGGTGTTCGGCACGCTGTCCATGCAGGACATGCAGCAGATGGGCGTGGGCCTGGGCGTGGCGGTCCTGCTGGACGCGACGGTGGTCCGCATGATCCTGCTGCCGTCCCTGATGACCCTCCTGGGCGAACGCAACTGGCACACGCCGAGCTACCTGCGGTGGCTGCCGAAGATCTCCCACGAGGACGCGGAGCCGACCGCGGGGCCGCGCACCCACTCGCACAACACCCGCATCCCGAGCGCCCGTTGA
- a CDS encoding LuxR C-terminal-related transcriptional regulator — protein MRVVLAEDLFLLRDGLVRMLEAFDFEIAAAVESGPELTKALEELQPDVAVVDVRLPPSHTDEGLQCALAARRARPGLPVLVLSQHVEQLYARELLADGNGGVGYLLKDRVFDAAQFVDAVRRVAAGGTAMDPQVIQQLLSRRSAADEPLGALTPREREVLELMAQGRSNAAIAAQLVVTERAIAKHTSNIFGKLDLAVSDDDNRRVLAVLAYLDQGR, from the coding sequence TTGCGTGTTGTCCTAGCCGAAGACCTCTTCCTGCTCCGTGACGGCCTGGTGCGGATGCTGGAGGCGTTCGACTTCGAGATCGCCGCCGCCGTGGAGAGCGGGCCCGAACTGACCAAGGCCCTGGAGGAGTTGCAGCCGGACGTCGCCGTCGTCGACGTCCGGCTTCCGCCGTCCCACACGGACGAGGGCCTGCAGTGCGCGCTCGCCGCGCGCCGGGCCCGCCCCGGACTGCCCGTCCTGGTCCTCTCGCAGCACGTGGAGCAGTTGTACGCGCGCGAGCTCCTCGCCGACGGGAACGGGGGCGTCGGCTATCTCCTCAAGGACCGGGTCTTCGACGCGGCGCAGTTCGTCGACGCCGTGCGGCGCGTCGCTGCGGGTGGCACCGCGATGGACCCGCAGGTCATCCAGCAGCTCCTGTCCCGGCGGTCCGCCGCCGACGAACCGCTCGGCGCGCTCACCCCGCGCGAGCGCGAGGTGCTCGAACTCATGGCGCAGGGACGGTCGAACGCGGCGATCGCGGCGCAGCTCGTCGTCACCGAGCGGGCCATCGCCAAGCACACGTCCAACATCTTCGGGAAGCTGGACCTGGCGGTCTCCGACGACGACAACCGCCGGGTCCTCGCCGTCCTCGCCTATCTGGACCAGGGGCGGTGA